The nucleotide window ttaatttactttaaaaaacaaaacgcgTATAAAAAGTACGGAAGCTCACTGATGACAGGAAGTAAAACTGAagtcaaaatgatgaaatattaaattaaaatagatGAAATGAGATTTCTTTCCTCAGAATTCACTTTGTGAAACGTctgaatattaaaatgttcagaaacaaactggaaaaagttttttaacatgtttaattcaaaaactgaatattaagaataataaataaaaagtgagaGATACTGAATGAAGGTGACGAGTGGAGAGAATCCTTTAACAAATCAAACTGTAAACTGACgagaagagaaaagaacagCAGACTTGATGTTTTAGTAAAATTATGGACTTTTTATTATAACATTGCTGAAATAAAGATCAGGAGGTGAATCAGCAGTGAAGAAGCAGAGCTGATGAACGAGCTGCAggtacattcattcattattcaaaGGACCTGcgacacagacagacggacaggagagtttcaaaaataatataatgtaataatattatAACGTCAGGAATGACCGACAGACGAGAAGGGAAGACCAACTCAACAGGTTTATTACGTCAAAATTCATCTTTCCGTCAACAAACAGGTCGTCACAGATCACAAATCTTTAGCTGAACTCAGCGTTTTGACGTCTTGACCGGATGTTACAACTGATCATTCTGACTTAACGAGCATCTCTGTCCTGCAGTCGTCCACAGCTTcctgagtctgagtctgagtccgacacaaacagacaaacgaTCCTCTGACACGAAccaacacaacagaaaacactggacCGTGTTTCAGAGTCATTCGATGTCCGCCATCTCGACATCGCCCTGCGCTCCAgctgctctcttcttcttcttcttggtcGGAGCAGACGACGACTCTTGTTTCTTCTTCGGTGGTGCTGCTGCCTCTTCAGCTGAGGAGGACGACAGAGGAAACACTTTAGAGTTAGAATGAGGCGTCACAATCTGCACACACAACGTTTGTCACAGCTGCTTCTTTAAACCAAACTGAGGCTGCGGATCAATAAGTGGTTATTGATCGTGGATCGATAAGTGATTATTGGTGGTGCAGCTCTACCTTCCATCCCGGCCTTCTCCTGCTGcatgtgctgcagctgtttgagcagcttcctcttcttcttccccgaCAGAGTGATGTTCGCTCGCGGGCTCGACCTAAAACACAAAGTCAGACAAAACGTTAACCGCACTGTTCTGATGCTGCTGTTCCTTCTTCATGCTCACGTTGTGTCCTGACGGGACTCGTCACTCACTTTCTCTTCTTCAGGTGATGGACGGTGATGAGACCCTGGTCGACCACAGCGCCCACAACCTGAcgtctcttcctcttctctctgctcagaACTCGCCGCCGCTTGAAAAGCTTCTTACCGAGCTCCTGCAGCGGGACCACAAGGTGAGGAGACGAGGTGAGGAGACGAGGTGAGGAGACGAGATGAGGAGACACGATGAGGAGACACGATGAGGAGACAGGATGAGGAGACGAGGTGAGGAGACGAGATGAGGAGACGAGATGAGGAGACGAGGTGAGGAGACGAGATGAGGAGACGAGATGAGGAGACAAGATGAGGAGACGAGGTGAGGAGACGAGATGAGGAGACGAGATGAGGAGACGAGATGAGATGAGGAGACGAGATGAGGAGACGAGGTGAGGAGACAGGATGAGGAGACAGGATGAGGAGACAGgatgaggagacagacagattcaTGTTTCAGACAGATTCACCTCAGAGTCtcaaca belongs to Pagrus major chromosome 14, Pma_NU_1.0 and includes:
- the LOC141008631 gene encoding uncharacterized protein C11orf98 homolog, coding for MSPPGGKINRPKTELGKKLFKRRRVLSREKRKRRQVVGAVVDQGLITVHHLKKRKSSPRANITLSGKKKRKLLKQLQHMQQEKAGMEAEEAAAPPKKKQESSSAPTKKKKKRAAGAQGDVEMADIE